The following proteins are encoded in a genomic region of Prosthecobacter sp.:
- a CDS encoding transposase, whose product MRETFDEAMAGMKVGLVRGDSGFYTDEILSTLEERSLNYIIAARAYANLKHEIHGMKDWVEVCPGIAVKEWRHQPADPKAKARRHIVVRKQISRRPQAGGKLLFDDLPDYRFSLYVTNLDLPLDQVWNIYNSRADCEPSAAR is encoded by the coding sequence ATGCGCGAGACCTTCGATGAGGCGATGGCAGGCATGAAGGTGGGCCTGGTGCGTGGCGACAGCGGCTTTTACACCGACGAAATCCTGAGCACACTGGAAGAGCGCAGCCTCAACTACATCATCGCCGCACGGGCCTACGCCAACCTCAAGCACGAGATCCACGGCATGAAGGACTGGGTGGAAGTCTGTCCCGGCATCGCAGTCAAAGAGTGGCGGCATCAGCCCGCCGATCCGAAGGCCAAAGCGCGTCGGCACATCGTGGTGCGCAAGCAGATCAGCCGCCGTCCGCAGGCCGGAGGTAAGCTGCTCTTTGATGACCTGCCCGACTACCGCTTCAGCCTGTATGTGACCAATCTCGACCTGCCGCTCGATCAGGTCTGGAACATCTACAACAGCCGCGCCGACTGCGAACCGAGCGCAGCGAGATAG
- a CDS encoding O-antigen ligase family protein, with the protein MKNETDQLNDTPEKHPLLAGDEAGEEQPQLLVTDAPEESTDEDSEDEGTSKLERSYDLPGPAWMGYIFAALPIFACLFGTGRETWSKGIITILLAVLLIFFASRRKLPLVAMIGLAGAMLAPLLSFLPVAWLFETPAWRKLLELDWEIGLSKNLTPQASVTLEAWLFFSICCVWLGWCLTRGFSDHQRRAMIHTLTFGGILLCVLSIMEGSKLISIPWWPRNQVEWGHGFGPFANRNHISSLAAMTSVLCAAAGYDTHRRKSRLWILFVLGILAPITCIFMNSSRAGLVLLFLGMTTWFGTIAMRRGFFQKLAVSSSLIFIIATLLVMSGGNISKRLTEEGLANFASGQGRGGIFGECLKMILDSPWTGSGMGNFDSIFPQFAELHDPVNRYIHPESDLLWLLAEGGLLTLLPGLLLLLWIFLSTGPWFGKKKKRKSGMQDRRLRNAAAIVFGLGVIHGLGDVPNHGLAYALFMALLAGIAIRPRRLPQAAEPSQRIAFRLCGLAALALGAAWTAVSLGHPALPGASAAEALRARAVTLVGSGSPSDALPLMNQAIHMKPMDFRFYFERARIRLMLGQPANDALTDFSRSRMLEPHYARYCYFEGVIWLDYNPSFALIAWRDVLRRWPGYNYWAMLQHARQHPELLEPLWSLATTANLKMEYLYQVTSREEFDTCLRSLLTQQPELEGLEPAQRERLFGIWYQHGDQNALVSALETNRKWRDDGWRLLAEHYARNSDFQRACQTVVPYLPSVIRTAPGTSSDIPALERALLYNPTDARRGIDLFQAQKNQGDIEGALRTLEKVATIPNAPPYVRQEIASLYVMKQDFRRAWEHLREAMQKR; encoded by the coding sequence ATGAAAAACGAGACCGATCAGCTTAACGACACACCGGAAAAACATCCGCTGCTCGCCGGTGATGAAGCCGGGGAGGAACAGCCGCAGCTTCTGGTGACTGACGCACCGGAAGAATCCACGGATGAAGATTCCGAAGATGAGGGCACAAGCAAACTGGAGCGCAGTTACGACCTGCCAGGCCCCGCATGGATGGGCTACATTTTTGCCGCACTTCCCATTTTTGCCTGTCTGTTCGGTACTGGTCGTGAAACCTGGTCCAAAGGCATCATCACGATCCTTCTGGCCGTATTGCTGATCTTTTTTGCCTCAAGGCGCAAACTTCCGCTGGTGGCCATGATTGGTCTGGCGGGTGCCATGCTCGCACCGCTGCTGTCGTTTTTACCAGTTGCGTGGCTGTTTGAGACGCCCGCCTGGCGCAAATTGCTGGAACTGGACTGGGAAATCGGACTCTCCAAAAACCTGACGCCCCAAGCCTCCGTCACATTGGAAGCATGGCTCTTCTTTTCTATCTGCTGTGTTTGGCTGGGATGGTGCCTGACACGCGGTTTTTCCGACCATCAACGGCGGGCGATGATCCATACGCTTACTTTCGGCGGCATCCTGCTGTGCGTGCTTTCCATCATGGAAGGAAGCAAGTTGATCAGCATTCCCTGGTGGCCGCGCAACCAAGTCGAATGGGGTCATGGATTCGGCCCGTTTGCCAACCGCAATCATATCAGCAGTCTCGCCGCGATGACCTCCGTGCTGTGCGCTGCGGCCGGCTATGATACCCACCGCCGTAAATCGCGTTTGTGGATTCTTTTCGTCCTCGGCATCCTTGCACCCATCACCTGCATCTTCATGAACAGTTCGCGCGCGGGACTGGTGCTGCTTTTCCTCGGCATGACAACCTGGTTTGGCACGATTGCCATGCGACGTGGCTTCTTTCAAAAACTGGCGGTCTCTTCTTCTCTGATCTTCATCATCGCCACGTTGCTGGTCATGTCCGGCGGCAATATTTCCAAACGACTTACGGAAGAGGGGCTTGCCAACTTTGCCTCAGGCCAAGGCCGTGGCGGCATTTTTGGCGAGTGTTTAAAAATGATTCTCGATTCTCCGTGGACCGGAAGCGGGATGGGCAATTTCGATTCCATCTTCCCCCAATTCGCCGAACTGCATGATCCGGTAAACCGGTACATCCATCCTGAGAGCGATCTGCTCTGGCTGCTGGCCGAAGGGGGGCTGCTGACCCTGCTTCCCGGCCTGCTGCTGCTGCTCTGGATTTTCTTGTCCACCGGCCCTTGGTTCGGCAAGAAAAAGAAACGCAAGTCCGGCATGCAGGACCGTCGCCTGCGCAACGCCGCCGCCATCGTGTTTGGTCTCGGCGTCATCCACGGTCTGGGCGACGTACCCAATCATGGCCTGGCCTACGCCCTGTTCATGGCCTTGCTGGCAGGGATCGCGATTCGGCCACGGAGACTGCCGCAGGCCGCTGAACCGTCCCAACGCATCGCCTTTCGTCTCTGCGGACTGGCCGCACTCGCCCTCGGTGCTGCATGGACGGCCGTTTCCCTGGGACATCCCGCTCTCCCCGGTGCGAGTGCTGCAGAAGCACTCCGCGCCCGGGCCGTCACACTTGTCGGTTCTGGCTCTCCTTCGGACGCTCTGCCTCTCATGAATCAGGCGATTCACATGAAGCCGATGGATTTCCGCTTCTATTTTGAGCGTGCGCGCATTCGCTTGATGCTTGGCCAGCCAGCCAATGACGCTTTGACCGATTTCTCCCGCTCACGCATGTTGGAGCCCCATTACGCCCGCTACTGCTACTTCGAGGGGGTCATCTGGCTCGATTACAATCCATCCTTCGCCTTGATCGCCTGGCGGGATGTGTTGCGCCGATGGCCAGGCTACAACTACTGGGCCATGCTTCAGCATGCCAGACAGCATCCCGAATTGCTCGAACCACTCTGGAGTCTGGCCACCACGGCCAATCTCAAAATGGAATACCTGTATCAGGTTACCTCGCGTGAGGAATTTGACACGTGCCTCCGCAGCCTGCTGACCCAGCAGCCAGAACTCGAGGGGCTGGAACCTGCTCAACGTGAAAGGCTTTTTGGCATCTGGTACCAACATGGCGACCAGAACGCACTGGTTTCCGCGCTCGAAACCAATCGCAAGTGGCGGGACGATGGCTGGCGATTGCTGGCCGAGCACTACGCGCGTAATTCCGACTTCCAGCGAGCATGCCAGACCGTGGTCCCTTATCTGCCCTCTGTCATTCGCACCGCCCCGGGAACCAGTTCCGACATCCCTGCGCTGGAGCGTGCCCTGCTTTACAACCCGACCGATGCCAGGCGTGGCATCGACCTGTTCCAAGCGCAGAAAAACCAGGGCGACATTGAGGGTGCCCTGCGCACGCTGGAAAAGGTGGCCACCATCCCAAACGCCCCGCCGTATGTCCGCCAGGAAATCGCCTCGCTCTATGTCATGAAGCAGGATTTCCGACGTGCTTGGGAGCACTTGCGGGAAGCGATGCAGAAGCGCTGA
- a CDS encoding sigma-54 dependent transcriptional regulator, protein MAKLVIIDDEAAILELMTKLCKAAGHQVFGCTTGIDGIAAIRSHQPDLVIVDLRIGDVNGLDLVSMCRDQFPNTAVIMVTGHGSVETAVEAMRLGAFDYLTKPFDLGDLIKTVNQALQRNGNAATAPTAAPSAILRSASASKLIGHSDALQRIFDIVRRVANNDSPVLLEGEFGVGKHMVARALHEASRRSNAPFKELQCSAMPEDALETELFGQTAIFNRVAGGTIHLAEVNQLPARIQAQLNTFLDEAQSRKGWGNGTGGSDFRLVVSSTVSLEDSVKAGKFREDLYYKLSVVPLKIPPLRERREDVKPLVEHFLKELADRTDSKPKIIDANAIEFLEKYNWPGNVSELRNAIERACAFAEHDRVRPSDLPTKVTQQIEVPTPSVHEGITKLPIGSTLDDFIKGQERVFIQETLKYNSGSREKTASMLGVSIATLYRKMGLNVERKTTT, encoded by the coding sequence ATGGCTAAACTAGTAATCATAGACGACGAAGCTGCCATCCTCGAACTCATGACCAAGCTCTGCAAAGCGGCTGGTCATCAGGTGTTTGGCTGCACCACCGGCATCGACGGTATCGCTGCCATCCGTTCCCACCAGCCTGATCTGGTCATCGTGGATCTGCGCATCGGCGATGTGAATGGTCTCGACCTTGTCAGCATGTGCCGGGATCAGTTCCCCAACACCGCCGTCATCATGGTCACCGGACACGGCAGCGTTGAAACCGCTGTTGAAGCCATGCGGCTCGGAGCTTTCGATTACCTCACCAAGCCCTTCGATCTCGGCGATCTCATCAAAACCGTGAATCAGGCGCTTCAGCGCAATGGCAACGCCGCCACTGCCCCCACTGCCGCTCCCAGCGCGATTTTGCGATCCGCCTCAGCCTCAAAACTCATCGGCCACAGCGACGCTCTGCAACGCATCTTTGACATCGTCCGTCGCGTCGCCAACAACGACAGCCCCGTGCTCCTCGAAGGCGAGTTCGGCGTGGGCAAGCACATGGTCGCCCGCGCCTTGCACGAGGCCAGCCGCCGCAGCAATGCCCCCTTCAAGGAACTGCAATGCAGCGCCATGCCGGAAGACGCCCTCGAAACCGAACTTTTCGGCCAGACCGCCATCTTCAACCGTGTCGCCGGCGGCACCATCCACCTCGCCGAGGTGAATCAGCTCCCCGCACGCATCCAGGCCCAGTTGAACACCTTCCTCGACGAAGCGCAGTCCCGCAAAGGCTGGGGCAATGGCACCGGCGGCTCCGACTTCCGCCTCGTCGTCTCCAGCACCGTGTCTCTTGAAGACTCCGTGAAGGCGGGCAAATTCCGCGAAGACCTCTACTACAAGCTCTCCGTCGTCCCGCTGAAGATCCCCCCGCTGCGCGAACGCCGCGAGGATGTGAAGCCCTTGGTCGAGCATTTCCTCAAAGAACTGGCTGACCGCACCGACTCCAAGCCCAAGATCATCGATGCCAACGCCATCGAGTTCCTCGAGAAGTACAACTGGCCCGGCAACGTCTCCGAGTTACGCAATGCCATCGAGCGCGCCTGCGCCTTTGCCGAACACGATCGCGTGCGCCCCTCCGACCTGCCCACCAAGGTCACCCAGCAGATCGAGGTGCCCACCCCTTCGGTCCACGAAGGCATCACCAAGCTCCCCATCGGCTCCACGCTCGACGACTTCATCAAGGGCCAGGAACGCGTCTTCATCCAGGAAACGCTCAAGTACAACAGCGGTTCCCGCGAGAAGACCGCCAGCATGCTCGGCGTCTCCATCGCCACGCTCTACCGCAAGATGGGCCTCAACGTGGAGCGCAAGACCACGACGTAG
- a CDS encoding transposase, whose protein sequence is MVNLPIEYSDKPVTPFGGMALMKRFVDQTGIREQLATLDLPQGGSNRAYDPVHIIESFWLGIWTGASRYIHCDWLRQDQTLAAIFGYESLPSQSTYSRFFGKFSQARNTAVFPPLQRWFFAQINVGAVTVDFDSTVITREGSQEGSAKGYNPNRKGRNSHHPLMAFISQTRMVANAWLRPGN, encoded by the coding sequence ATGGTGAACCTGCCCATTGAATACTCTGACAAGCCGGTGACGCCCTTTGGCGGCATGGCGCTGATGAAACGCTTCGTGGATCAGACCGGCATCCGCGAGCAGCTGGCCACCCTGGATCTGCCTCAAGGCGGGTCGAATCGCGCGTATGATCCGGTGCATATCATCGAAAGCTTCTGGCTCGGCATCTGGACGGGAGCCAGCCGCTACATTCACTGCGACTGGTTGCGCCAGGATCAAACGCTTGCAGCGATTTTTGGCTACGAGAGTCTGCCGAGCCAGAGCACCTACAGCCGGTTTTTTGGCAAGTTCTCCCAGGCGCGCAACACCGCGGTGTTCCCGCCCTTGCAGAGGTGGTTCTTCGCGCAGATCAACGTGGGCGCGGTGACAGTGGATTTCGACAGCACGGTCATCACGCGCGAAGGCAGCCAGGAGGGCTCTGCCAAGGGCTACAACCCCAACCGCAAAGGGCGCAACTCGCACCACCCGCTCATGGCCTTCATCAGCCAGACACGGATGGTGGCCAACGCCTGGCTGCGCCCGGGCAATTGA
- a CDS encoding ferredoxin family protein, which produces MITHTHRPLRVVLYEGNGSIALPAESRAKVMMALLDQGYTVTRSGQGASAMPHDDRSLLVLGSFEGKAPALEDATGLVSIDTRDITGLDPDAIVSLVEKTRGDKPMNEPGKWKPWFPVIDYSRCTNCMQCLSFCLFDVYGVSEDNKIQVQNNDNCKTNCPACSRVCPEVAIMFPKYQAGPINGDEINESEAGREKIKVDISSLLGGDIYSALKDRSAAAKSRFSKERSPDKALDERKKCLTKLVGDGFIPADVLASLPSTEEILKKAVIAKAKAAAALAAQ; this is translated from the coding sequence ATGATCACCCACACCCACCGCCCCCTCCGCGTCGTCCTCTACGAAGGCAACGGCAGCATCGCGCTCCCTGCGGAATCCCGTGCCAAGGTCATGATGGCCCTGCTCGACCAGGGTTACACCGTTACCCGCAGCGGCCAAGGAGCCAGCGCCATGCCGCACGACGACCGCAGCCTGCTCGTGCTCGGTTCCTTTGAAGGCAAAGCCCCCGCGCTCGAAGACGCCACCGGCCTCGTCAGCATCGACACCCGCGACATCACCGGCCTTGATCCCGATGCCATCGTCTCCCTCGTCGAAAAGACCCGCGGCGACAAGCCCATGAACGAACCCGGCAAATGGAAGCCCTGGTTCCCCGTCATCGACTACTCCCGCTGCACCAACTGCATGCAGTGCCTCAGCTTCTGCCTCTTCGATGTCTATGGCGTCAGCGAGGACAACAAGATCCAGGTGCAGAACAACGACAACTGCAAGACCAACTGCCCCGCCTGCTCCCGCGTCTGTCCCGAGGTCGCCATCATGTTCCCCAAGTATCAGGCGGGACCGATCAACGGCGATGAGATCAACGAATCCGAAGCCGGTCGCGAAAAGATCAAGGTGGACATCAGCAGCCTCCTCGGCGGCGACATCTACTCCGCCCTCAAAGACCGCAGCGCCGCCGCCAAATCCCGCTTCAGCAAAGAACGCAGCCCCGACAAGGCCCTCGACGAGCGCAAAAAATGCCTCACCAAGCTCGTCGGCGACGGTTTCATCCCCGCCGACGTCCTCGCCAGCCTCCCCAGCACCGAGGAGATTCTGAAGAAGGCCGTGATCGCCAAAGCCAAAGCCGCTGCGGCGCTCGCCGCGCAGTGA